A region from the Sandaracinus amylolyticus genome encodes:
- a CDS encoding electron transfer flavoprotein subunit alpha/FixB family protein, whose amino-acid sequence MTDVLVVAELLEGGMRRSTLSAVNFAKQVAEGTGGSFDILAIGEGADNAASQLSGYGARKIFTAEIEGGYVAEKYAPTVAEVAKSGDYGVVSATATTYGKDLLPRVAARLEAGVASDIASVAVDGGKIVYRRPMYAGNVFGYCTVETPIQVVTVRQTEFEAAAESGGSSDTESVSIAEDDAASRVEFVSLESQKSERPELTEAEIVVSGGRALKSAENFKTVLEPLVDTLGAAMGASRAAADAGYVPNDLQVGQTGKVVAPKLYFAVGISGAIQHLAGMKGSKVIVAINKDKEAPIAQVADYFLVGDLFQVIPELTGEIKKARG is encoded by the coding sequence ATGACGGATGTCCTGGTTGTCGCGGAGCTCCTCGAAGGTGGGATGCGCCGCAGCACGCTGAGCGCGGTCAACTTCGCCAAGCAGGTCGCCGAGGGAACGGGCGGCTCGTTCGACATCCTCGCGATCGGCGAGGGCGCGGACAACGCGGCGTCGCAGCTCTCGGGCTACGGCGCGCGCAAGATCTTCACTGCGGAGATCGAGGGCGGGTACGTCGCGGAGAAGTACGCGCCGACGGTCGCCGAGGTGGCGAAGAGCGGTGACTACGGCGTCGTGTCGGCGACGGCGACGACGTACGGCAAGGACCTGCTTCCGCGCGTCGCGGCGCGCCTCGAGGCGGGCGTCGCGAGCGACATCGCGAGCGTCGCGGTCGACGGCGGGAAGATCGTCTATCGCCGCCCGATGTACGCCGGCAACGTGTTCGGCTACTGCACGGTCGAGACGCCGATCCAGGTGGTCACCGTGCGTCAGACCGAGTTCGAGGCGGCGGCGGAGAGCGGTGGATCGAGCGACACCGAGTCGGTCTCGATCGCCGAGGACGACGCGGCGTCGCGCGTGGAGTTCGTGTCGCTCGAGTCGCAGAAGAGCGAGCGCCCCGAGCTCACTGAGGCGGAGATCGTCGTGTCGGGCGGTCGCGCGCTGAAGAGCGCGGAGAACTTCAAGACGGTGCTCGAGCCGCTCGTCGACACGCTCGGAGCGGCGATGGGCGCGTCGCGCGCGGCGGCGGACGCGGGCTACGTGCCGAACGATCTGCAGGTCGGTCAGACCGGCAAGGTCGTCGCGCCGAAGCTCTACTTCGCGGTCGGCATCAGCGGCGCGATCCAGCACCTCGCGGGCATGAAGGGCTCGAAGGTGATCGTCGCGATCAACAAGGACAAGGAAGCGCCGATCGCGCAGGTCGCGGACTACTTCCTCGTCGGCGATCTCTTCCAGGTCATCCCGGAGCTGACGGGCGAGATCAAGAAGGCGCGCGGCTGA
- a CDS encoding insulinase family protein — MDPLGDASEDASITRAEIERFVATHYGPARALFVVIGDADEARVRAAIADALGRAPGAMTSRTVRAFEPSVGARVEVDDQSATSVAIAVRDVPHALAIARRATAELEGGSASVFPLRGGEIVLVRGRDADEVIAAATYARALGGERPDALAEDDPRSLARRVGARWVARTSERVEGGLGVGAVIAGGRGDADADDPDARAREEATARIDALARASDAASRGEGLREETSAHGVSIRDAHGTRVAVRAAPIGRVAIAVSIAGGVRDEPARVQGRSALLARLLARCIDAHEAGAWVDASSFGASVEVAPARALDAIEHVTRCVRRMGWSPASLEDARARAIASLDGDSERLARAASVLVPGAPGMIAPSGTLASLAAIDPRSVERAWARLATRGAVSLAIVGDVDAGPIARAALLGLVSLPAPESTRPSDAVASVGGEEIVAVRSLDERVEVTIALRDPTPRASDDVGARAALDAWIAALDGPALRVAWARSGAGAEGAWIAIAVRGDEETITTLPARIERAREAARSRIDEAVQGAIRTTRESRARDAATARASARHLARGDDDHAIDADASARTARALVDGTPRYVIARPAAAEEQRGR, encoded by the coding sequence ATGGACCCGCTCGGCGACGCGAGTGAGGATGCGTCGATCACGCGCGCCGAGATCGAGCGCTTCGTCGCGACCCACTACGGGCCGGCGCGCGCGCTGTTCGTGGTGATCGGAGACGCGGACGAAGCGCGGGTGCGCGCGGCGATCGCGGACGCGCTCGGGCGCGCCCCCGGCGCGATGACGAGCCGCACGGTGCGCGCGTTCGAGCCGAGCGTCGGCGCGCGCGTCGAGGTCGACGACCAGAGCGCGACCAGCGTCGCGATCGCAGTGCGCGACGTGCCGCACGCGCTCGCAATCGCGCGGCGTGCGACCGCCGAGCTCGAAGGCGGGAGCGCGAGCGTGTTCCCGCTGCGTGGCGGTGAGATCGTGCTCGTGCGCGGCCGCGACGCGGACGAGGTGATCGCGGCCGCGACGTACGCACGCGCGCTCGGAGGAGAGCGCCCGGACGCGCTCGCCGAGGACGATCCGCGCTCGCTTGCGCGGCGAGTCGGCGCGCGGTGGGTCGCGCGCACGAGCGAGCGCGTCGAGGGTGGGCTCGGCGTCGGTGCGGTGATCGCGGGCGGGCGCGGCGACGCTGACGCCGACGATCCCGATGCGCGAGCGCGCGAGGAAGCGACCGCGCGGATCGACGCGCTCGCACGCGCGAGCGACGCCGCGTCGCGCGGCGAAGGATTGCGCGAGGAGACGAGCGCGCACGGCGTTTCGATCCGCGATGCGCACGGCACCCGTGTCGCGGTGCGCGCAGCGCCGATCGGACGCGTCGCGATCGCGGTGTCGATCGCGGGCGGCGTGCGCGACGAGCCCGCTCGCGTGCAAGGGCGGAGCGCGCTCCTCGCGCGCCTGCTCGCGCGCTGCATCGACGCGCACGAAGCGGGTGCGTGGGTCGATGCGAGCTCGTTCGGCGCGAGCGTGGAGGTCGCTCCGGCGCGTGCGCTCGACGCGATCGAGCACGTGACGCGCTGCGTGCGCAGGATGGGGTGGAGCCCGGCGTCGCTCGAGGACGCGCGCGCGCGCGCGATCGCCTCGCTCGACGGCGACAGCGAGCGGCTGGCGCGCGCCGCATCGGTGCTGGTGCCGGGCGCGCCTGGGATGATCGCGCCTTCGGGCACGCTCGCGTCGCTCGCCGCGATCGACCCGCGTTCGGTCGAGCGCGCATGGGCGAGGCTCGCGACGCGTGGCGCGGTGTCTCTCGCGATCGTCGGTGACGTCGACGCAGGGCCGATCGCGCGTGCGGCGTTGCTCGGGCTCGTGTCGCTGCCTGCGCCCGAGAGCACGCGCCCGAGCGACGCGGTCGCGAGCGTCGGGGGAGAGGAGATCGTCGCGGTGCGCTCGCTCGACGAGCGCGTCGAGGTGACGATCGCGCTGCGTGATCCCACTCCGCGTGCGAGCGACGACGTGGGCGCGCGCGCGGCGCTCGATGCGTGGATCGCGGCGCTCGACGGGCCCGCGCTGCGCGTCGCGTGGGCGCGATCCGGTGCCGGTGCGGAAGGTGCGTGGATCGCGATCGCGGTGCGCGGCGACGAAGAGACGATCACGACGTTGCCGGCGCGCATCGAGCGCGCGCGAGAGGCTGCACGATCACGGATCGACGAGGCAGTCCAGGGCGCGATCCGAACGACGCGCGAGTCGCGCGCTCGAGACGCCGCGACCGCGCGGGCGAGCGCGCGCCATCTCGCGCGAGGCGACGACGATCACGCCATCGACGCGGACGCGTCCGCGCGCACCGCGCGCGCGCTGGTCGACGGCACGCCTCGTTACGTCATCGCGCGTCCGGCTGCGGCCGAGGAGCAGCGCGGGCGTTGA
- a CDS encoding GYF domain-containing protein encodes MKIVCDSCGAKYSIADEKVAGRVFKIRCKKCGAAIVVRGDQSSSQESAAAGGAAPAGNFDYGGEAVWHVVVEGEQQGPFSPAQLGQMISANTIAWDAYVWREGYDDWKPAQDIEELVQAIMNPGGGAAGGGEAAASDDPFAEAAAAPASKPAPAASSGSDAGADLFAQSESASPFGGGSPFGGGGDDDDVVASAPSPRVSANQAMTGARNENSVLFSLSNLQALATGGSSPGASTSSSSSAAKSSSSSAAAARPGMAAGEGSGLIDIRALASATGVAGGGAATGGIAPAASPARVDDLLSIGTASPGLGSALGAPVIIPEKKEEGGGKGLVIGMSILGGCILVAAIAIVVVMSNQPDPATIAAADTAAAGALAPGATAAAPGATAVPGTTAVPGTAAPTPATGTEVAAAAGGTTGGTTAPAAPATGTSGATAREEEGSSEGRSGGGSGRRRERGASGSSGGGSEPAAASSGGGGSSGGSAASGGSSSGSRSGGGGGGGSDIDSLLQGALGGSGGGGRSGGGGGSGGGGGDSSLPQTPSRDDVVRAMGSVQSAVAACGGGQHGTATVAISVAGTSGRVTNATVGGQFAGTPVGSCIARAVRGASFPRFQRATFTINYPFRL; translated from the coding sequence ATGAAAATCGTCTGCGACAGCTGTGGCGCCAAGTACTCGATTGCCGACGAGAAGGTGGCAGGCCGGGTCTTCAAGATCCGGTGCAAGAAGTGCGGCGCGGCGATCGTCGTGCGCGGTGATCAGTCGTCGTCGCAGGAGAGCGCGGCCGCGGGTGGAGCGGCGCCCGCCGGCAACTTCGACTACGGCGGCGAGGCCGTGTGGCACGTGGTCGTCGAGGGCGAGCAGCAGGGCCCGTTCTCGCCCGCGCAGCTCGGCCAGATGATCTCGGCGAACACGATCGCGTGGGACGCGTACGTGTGGCGCGAGGGCTACGACGACTGGAAGCCGGCGCAGGACATCGAGGAGCTCGTCCAGGCGATCATGAACCCGGGCGGCGGCGCCGCGGGTGGCGGTGAGGCGGCGGCGAGTGACGATCCGTTCGCCGAGGCCGCCGCGGCGCCCGCGAGCAAGCCGGCGCCGGCGGCGTCGTCGGGCTCGGATGCAGGCGCGGATCTCTTCGCGCAGAGCGAGTCGGCGAGCCCGTTCGGCGGTGGAAGCCCGTTCGGTGGCGGTGGTGACGACGACGACGTGGTCGCGTCGGCGCCGAGCCCGCGGGTGAGCGCGAACCAGGCGATGACCGGCGCGCGCAACGAGAACTCGGTGCTGTTCTCGCTCTCGAACCTGCAGGCGCTCGCGACCGGCGGCTCGAGCCCCGGGGCGTCGACCAGCTCGTCGTCGAGCGCGGCGAAGTCGTCCTCGTCGTCGGCGGCCGCGGCGCGGCCGGGGATGGCGGCGGGCGAGGGCTCGGGCCTGATCGACATCCGCGCGCTCGCGAGCGCGACCGGTGTCGCGGGCGGCGGTGCGGCGACGGGCGGGATCGCGCCCGCGGCGTCGCCGGCGCGCGTCGATGATCTCCTCAGCATCGGTACGGCTTCGCCGGGTCTCGGGTCGGCGCTCGGCGCGCCGGTGATCATCCCCGAGAAGAAGGAAGAGGGCGGCGGCAAGGGCCTGGTGATCGGCATGTCGATCCTGGGCGGCTGCATCCTCGTGGCGGCGATCGCGATCGTCGTCGTGATGTCGAACCAGCCCGACCCCGCGACGATCGCGGCGGCCGACACGGCGGCTGCGGGCGCGCTCGCGCCGGGTGCGACGGCGGCCGCGCCGGGCGCGACGGCGGTGCCCGGCACGACGGCCGTTCCGGGGACCGCCGCGCCGACGCCTGCGACGGGCACCGAAGTCGCGGCGGCAGCGGGTGGGACGACGGGCGGGACGACCGCGCCGGCGGCGCCCGCGACCGGCACCTCGGGCGCCACGGCGCGCGAGGAAGAGGGCAGCAGCGAGGGCCGCAGCGGTGGCGGCAGCGGTCGTCGTCGTGAGCGCGGCGCCTCGGGCTCGTCGGGCGGCGGCAGTGAGCCGGCGGCTGCGAGCAGCGGCGGCGGCGGCTCGTCGGGCGGCAGCGCGGCGTCGGGTGGCTCGTCGTCGGGCAGCCGCAGCGGTGGCGGCGGTGGCGGCGGCAGCGACATCGACAGCCTGCTCCAGGGCGCGCTCGGCGGCAGCGGCGGTGGCGGCCGTAGCGGCGGTGGCGGTGGCAGTGGTGGTGGCGGCGGTGACTCGTCGCTCCCGCAGACCCCGTCGCGTGACGACGTCGTGCGCGCGATGGGCAGCGTGCAGAGCGCGGTCGCGGCGTGCGGCGGCGGTCAGCACGGCACCGCGACGGTCGCGATCTCGGTCGCGGGCACGTCGGGTCGCGTGACGAACGCGACGGTCGGCGGTCAGTTCGCGGGCACGCCGGTCGGCTCGTGCATCGCGCGTGCGGTGCGTGGCGCGTCGTTCCCGCGCTTCCAGCGCGCGACGTTCACGATCAACTATCCGTTCCGCCTCTGA
- a CDS encoding TetR/AcrR family transcriptional regulator yields the protein MPNERPFSAGDEGEEDAAPARPTKSKAKRASDRGGPDKRERILRAAIRVFARKGFYATRVSEIAKAAGVADGTIYLYFKNKDDVLVSIFEDRISKLIKVLRSELEQGGTFDEKFRRVIELQLGLLEGQRDLAEVVTVNLRQSSRLLKQYATPLFTEYLEVIAGLVAQGQREGVVRPDLNPRILARALWGALDGVAVTWALGGGGESGQLHRAASQVASVFLEGVRRNADRA from the coding sequence GTGCCGAATGAACGGCCATTCAGCGCAGGCGACGAGGGCGAGGAGGACGCCGCGCCCGCGCGCCCCACGAAGTCGAAGGCCAAGCGCGCGTCCGACCGCGGCGGCCCCGACAAGCGCGAGCGCATCCTGCGCGCCGCCATCCGCGTGTTCGCGCGCAAGGGCTTCTACGCCACGCGCGTCAGCGAGATCGCGAAGGCCGCGGGCGTCGCCGACGGCACCATCTATCTCTATTTCAAGAACAAGGACGACGTCCTCGTCTCGATCTTCGAGGACCGCATCTCGAAGCTCATCAAGGTGCTGCGCAGCGAGCTCGAGCAGGGCGGCACCTTCGACGAGAAGTTCCGTCGCGTGATCGAGCTCCAGCTCGGTCTGCTCGAAGGACAGCGCGACCTCGCGGAGGTCGTCACGGTGAACCTTCGTCAGTCGTCGCGATTGCTGAAGCAGTACGCGACGCCGCTCTTCACCGAGTACCTCGAGGTGATCGCGGGGCTCGTCGCGCAGGGACAGCGCGAAGGGGTCGTTCGTCCGGATCTGAATCCCCGCATCCTGGCGCGTGCGTTGTGGGGCGCGCTCGATGGTGTCGCGGTGACTTGGGCGCTCGGTGGAGGGGGCGAATCGGGCCAGCTCCATCGCGCTGCTTCGCAGGTTGCGAGCGTGTTTCTGGAGGGTGTTCGTCGCAACGCAGACCGTGCTTGA
- a CDS encoding electron transfer flavoprotein subunit beta/FixA family protein, translating to MKILVPVKRVADPDNANKVKVSPDGQRVTSDGLEWKLNPFDEYAVEAALRINENGASGEKLGEVVVVSLGPDDVQTTLRQPLAMGADRGVQIKATDDQLDSSVVAKALKALVDAEKPDLVLMGKQAVDGDSNTAGQMLAELLGWPMATFAMALEVDASGKAIKVGREVDTGVLTVKVTLPAVVTVDLRIVSPAAVKNSKTPDSHKYNEGARYASLKGIMAAKKKPIDVKSLADLGVTSAPVVKYSKFELPPARSGQVKYVESVQELVTKLRTEAKVL from the coding sequence GTGAAAATCCTCGTTCCCGTCAAGCGCGTCGCGGATCCCGACAACGCGAACAAGGTGAAGGTCTCGCCCGACGGTCAGCGCGTGACGTCGGACGGGCTCGAGTGGAAGCTGAACCCGTTCGACGAGTACGCCGTCGAGGCCGCGCTGCGCATCAACGAGAACGGCGCGAGCGGCGAGAAGCTCGGCGAGGTCGTCGTGGTGAGCCTCGGTCCGGACGACGTGCAGACGACGCTGCGTCAGCCGCTCGCGATGGGCGCGGACCGCGGCGTGCAGATCAAGGCGACCGACGATCAGCTCGACTCGAGCGTGGTCGCGAAGGCGCTCAAGGCGCTCGTCGACGCGGAGAAGCCCGACCTCGTGCTGATGGGCAAGCAGGCGGTCGACGGCGACTCGAACACCGCGGGCCAGATGCTCGCGGAGCTGCTCGGCTGGCCGATGGCGACGTTCGCGATGGCCCTCGAGGTCGACGCGAGCGGCAAGGCGATCAAGGTGGGCCGCGAGGTCGACACCGGCGTGCTCACCGTGAAGGTGACGCTGCCTGCCGTCGTGACGGTCGACCTGCGCATCGTGTCGCCCGCCGCGGTGAAGAACAGCAAGACGCCGGACAGCCACAAGTACAACGAGGGCGCGCGCTACGCGTCGCTCAAGGGCATCATGGCCGCCAAGAAGAAGCCGATCGACGTCAAGTCGCTCGCGGATCTCGGCGTCACGAGCGCGCCCGTCGTGAAGTACTCGAAGTTCGAGCTGCCGCCCGCGCGCTCGGGCCAGGTCAAGTACGTCGAGTCGGTGCAGGAGCTCGTCACGAAGCTCCGCACCGAGGCGAAGGTCCTCTGA
- a CDS encoding zinc ribbon domain-containing protein: MSVGERRGWVALVAAVVIASAASSARADGPYEGDWRAGPMRIDVQVESWGGDCGPRPESTTVPGGSTVHVTQSGDDLTFQGRPARSTRGCWSENASVRRVSSSFQAGTWRIVCRTPDDDPRAETGQYTLRAEGTERIEFRDVSRYDWQLNESSCRATITSTQTFERVGGASPTPEPEPMPTPTPEPEREPACTPGAPARISLRPAQSTLEPGGRVCLSARVVDANGCAIRGRSPRLELRTPPGATGQLRGTCFEAAASAAEGEGEFTIVARDGAMEAQVRVQVRTPDLSDLIARRAEGGGAVTLGDAESTSEEAARVAARSEGAARGTPAWLVAGAVLGLVMVVVASIGLVVVGRRRRKKKERPIVASEVHEAPVAPVPAPVPPPPPVASGEPKICPTCRRGYPPDATTCSVDGTPLVAYADFAAGKAASTAASEKICPVCGTRYPASTRFCGKDGTTLS; encoded by the coding sequence GTGAGCGTCGGTGAGCGTCGGGGTTGGGTCGCGCTGGTCGCGGCCGTCGTGATCGCGAGCGCGGCATCGAGCGCGCGTGCGGACGGGCCCTACGAGGGCGATTGGCGCGCCGGGCCGATGCGCATCGACGTGCAGGTCGAGAGCTGGGGCGGCGACTGCGGGCCGCGTCCGGAGTCGACGACCGTGCCGGGCGGATCGACGGTCCACGTCACGCAGTCGGGCGACGATCTGACGTTCCAGGGGCGTCCCGCGCGCAGCACGCGCGGATGCTGGAGCGAGAACGCGTCGGTGCGGCGCGTGTCGTCGAGCTTCCAGGCGGGCACGTGGCGGATCGTGTGCCGCACGCCCGACGACGATCCGCGCGCCGAGACCGGGCAGTACACGCTTCGCGCGGAGGGCACCGAGCGCATCGAGTTCCGCGACGTGAGCCGCTACGACTGGCAGCTCAACGAGTCGTCGTGCCGCGCGACGATCACGTCGACGCAGACGTTCGAGCGCGTCGGCGGCGCGAGCCCGACACCGGAGCCCGAGCCGATGCCGACTCCGACGCCCGAGCCGGAGCGCGAGCCCGCGTGCACGCCGGGCGCACCGGCGCGGATCTCGCTGCGCCCGGCGCAGTCGACGCTCGAGCCGGGCGGACGCGTGTGCCTGAGCGCGCGTGTCGTCGATGCGAACGGGTGCGCGATCCGCGGGCGATCGCCGCGGCTTGAGCTCCGTACGCCGCCGGGCGCGACGGGCCAGCTGCGCGGGACGTGCTTCGAGGCGGCAGCGAGCGCGGCGGAGGGCGAAGGCGAGTTCACGATCGTCGCGCGCGACGGAGCGATGGAGGCCCAGGTGCGCGTGCAGGTGCGCACGCCGGATCTCTCGGACCTCATCGCGCGTCGAGCCGAGGGCGGCGGCGCCGTGACGCTCGGCGATGCGGAGAGCACGTCGGAAGAAGCCGCGCGCGTTGCGGCGCGGAGCGAAGGCGCTGCGCGCGGGACGCCGGCGTGGCTCGTCGCGGGCGCCGTGCTCGGGCTCGTCATGGTCGTCGTGGCGAGCATCGGGCTGGTCGTGGTCGGGCGGCGCCGCAGGAAGAAGAAGGAGCGACCGATCGTCGCGAGCGAGGTGCACGAGGCGCCCGTCGCGCCCGTGCCGGCGCCGGTCCCGCCGCCTCCGCCGGTCGCGAGCGGAGAGCCGAAGATCTGCCCGACGTGTCGCCGCGGATATCCGCCCGACGCGACGACGTGCTCGGTCGACGGGACGCCGCTCGTCGCCTACGCGGACTTCGCCGCGGGCAAGGCCGCGAGCACCGCCGCGAGCGAGAAGATCTGCCCGGTCTGCGGCACTCGATATCCGGCCTCGACCCGCTTCTGCGGCAAGGACGGGACGACCCTGAGCTGA
- the plsY gene encoding glycerol-3-phosphate 1-O-acyltransferase PlsY — MPPSWIGPALAIVAYLVGSISFALLIARRKGIDLYGEGSGNPGATNVGRVIGKKEGRAVLLLDALKGALPYGAAVLVLGRDDVWTAVCGVAAVVGHCLPVWHRFRGGKGAATAAGVMLVAQPIAGVAAVVGYLVLKRVTRRASVGSLVGAVIGAAIVVALEGARSTVGTMTIAVAVVVWLRHADNLVRLARGEEPPS; from the coding sequence GTGCCGCCGTCCTGGATCGGTCCTGCGCTCGCGATCGTCGCCTATCTGGTGGGGTCGATCTCGTTCGCGCTGCTGATCGCACGACGCAAGGGCATCGACCTCTACGGTGAGGGAAGTGGGAATCCCGGTGCGACGAACGTCGGCCGGGTGATCGGGAAGAAGGAAGGACGCGCCGTCCTCCTGCTCGACGCGCTGAAGGGCGCGCTGCCGTACGGGGCGGCGGTGCTCGTGCTCGGTCGAGACGACGTGTGGACCGCGGTCTGCGGCGTCGCAGCGGTGGTCGGGCATTGTTTGCCCGTGTGGCACCGCTTCCGCGGCGGGAAGGGCGCGGCGACGGCAGCCGGGGTGATGCTGGTCGCGCAGCCGATCGCGGGCGTGGCGGCGGTCGTCGGATACTTGGTGCTCAAACGAGTCACGCGGCGGGCGAGCGTGGGATCGCTCGTCGGCGCGGTGATCGGTGCGGCGATCGTCGTCGCGCTCGAGGGCGCGCGATCGACGGTCGGGACGATGACGATCGCGGTCGCGGTCGTCGTGTGGCTGCGGCATGCGGACAACCTGGTGCGGTTGGCGCGCGGGGAGGAGCCGCCGTCGTGA